The region CCGTTCAGCAGCACGCCCATGATGAGCGCGCCGATAATGGTGCCAAGGATCGAGCCGCGCCCGCCCGCCAGCGAGGTGCCGCCGATCACCACGGCGGCGATGGCGTCCAGCTCGTAGCCCTGACCGAGCGCAGGCTGCGCCGAGTTGAGGCGCGAGGCGATCAGCAACCCGGCAATGCCGCAAATGCCGCCAGCCAGCGCATAGATCGCCACCTTCCAGCCATCGGCATTCACCCCCGACAGCCGCACCGCCTCTTCGTTCGAGCCAAGCGCAAAGCAATAGCGGCCAAGCGTGGTGCGGTTCAGCATCCACGAGATCGCCAGCGCCAGAAGGAACAGGATCAGCACGCCATTCGGCACCGGCACCGCCGGAAAGATCGACCCGATCAGCGAGCCGGTCGAGATCAGCGGGAAGGACGGGGTGTCGTTGAAATAGATCGGCTTTGTCCCCGAGATGACCAGCGACAGGCCCTTGAGGATCAGCATCATCCCCAGCGTGGCGATGAAGGGCGGGATCTTCATCCGCGCGACCAGGGAGCCCGAGATGAAGCCGCAGGCCGTTCCCGCCGCGA is a window of Paracoccus zhejiangensis DNA encoding:
- a CDS encoding ABC transporter permease; protein product: MTATPIAAKPRAIASGAQQKLLAFASLIALLVFFSLASPNFLQTANILAILQATSVNGVLAIAATLVIITGGIDLSVGTLMTFTAVIAGVVLTFWGLPLPLGVIAAIAAGTACGFISGSLVARMKIPPFIATLGMMLILKGLSLVISGTKPIYFNDTPSFPLISTGSLIGSIFPAVPVPNGVLILFLLALAISWMLNRTTLGRYCFALGSNEEAVRLSGVNADGWKVAIYALAGGICGIAGLLIASRLNSAQPALGQGYELDAIAAVVIGGTSLAGGRGSILGTIIGALIMGVLLNGLRIMSVAQEWQTVVTGAIIIFAVYADMLRRRRAG